The following nucleotide sequence is from Cucumis melo cultivar AY chromosome 1, USDA_Cmelo_AY_1.0, whole genome shotgun sequence.
tttctttttatttatttatttattattattattagttaatATTTGTATACAATCAATTGATTCAACCCTATATATGTagtaagttaaaaaaaaaagaggttgGAGAAATTGAAATTATGATTATAGtggttaattaattaagataGTAATAAAATGAATATATTTGAAGTTAATAAAGGCATTTGCATAATTAGTAATTAGTAATTGGTAGTTTTGGTAGTGGTAGTGGTAGAGGTAGTGGTAGTGGTAGGTGAATGGGTGATCTGGCATGATTATGTGAATTTTGTCACTACACCTAATAAATGCTAAATCCTTTATTATACTTATATACATTGATTGATTTCATTTCATGATGCCTCTTTCCAAAAACAAATTCATCTTTCTATTAATCAATCAATTTGGTCATCTTTTCATTATTTACTTTTTATCCTCTTTATCTCTTTCTAATATTCTAATTTTAGAAAcataatattcttttagattcTCATCTGATGCTGATCACACCCAACCAATCAATATTCATAAGTCACCGCCCACTTCCATATCTCCGATCTCTCAGGATCTCAGCTAACTTCTTCTTCCGATCCATCTGGATTTCTCGTTACCAACAAATCAGATCATTGTTCATTCACCCTGAATCTGGGACTTTCCCCTCAAAATTAAACAGTACGATCCTAAATCGAATTCGGATACCGTTATGATTCAGAACCGCAATGTGGTGAAATTAAGAAACAGGAAAAGGGAAATTCAGAGATTGATGATAATAAGACTTcggtgaagaagaagaagctgtCTCCATAACAGAGAAAATGTAGTAATATCCTCGTCGATTTACATCGtaaggaggaaaaaaaaattcttttccTTGATTAACTCTCTTTTGATATACTAATCGTCTACGAGAAACCAAAATCAGAAATAAACCTATATAcagaaaaatttataaaaaagaaagagagaaaaaaaaaaaaaaaaaacaatctctctggaaaaaataatacaagagaggaaaaagaaaaaagagggcGTCTGGTTTATGACTGGAGAGAGAGATTGGAAAGAAGATCTTGAAGATGGCGAGAATCGTAATCACCGAGTCTGAGAGCCTCAAGAACACGCTCAAAGAGAAGAACGTGACAAGGAATATGTAGAACGCCTTTCTGTTCGTAACCGTACTCTTGTGCGGATTTATCGAGAAGTTCGATGAAAACAGGGTGATTTAAGAGTTGAGCGCTGACGACGAAGCGTTCCATCTCTTCGCCGACGTAAACAGGAACGTGGCCTTGGGGGACGGTGGAGGAACGGAGGATTCGAGAACGGCGAAGTTtggtggcggcggcggcggcggaggaGGGAGAGTCGGAGCGGAGGAGACAGTACTGAGAGGAATCGGCAACACGAGAAAGACGGCGGATCAATTGCTTCATGATGATAGAGAAATGGAAAATGGTTATTAGAGTGAATTTGTTGTGTTTTGGTTGGAAGAAGAGGAAAGAGAGAGTTTGAAGATTGGGAGAAGAATGGGGAAGAATATATATAGAAGTGAAGGGGAAGAAGAGGAAGGGGAAGGGGGAGGTGggaatttggaatttggaatttccagattaaaatttaaaaaatgaaattagaatttaataatataaatatatatatatatatatataaaaaaaaaaaaaaaaaaaaaaaaaaaaaaaagaaaaagagagggTGGGGAGGTACAGGTAAGAGTACTTGCCAGGTACAATCACTCGCCAcctccaccaccaccaccaccttCCCCCTttcctcttctctctctttctcactattttttaccatttcttctttttttctttcttttctctattacttttctatatttatcatatatatatatatatatatatatttagttacGCTCCTATTTTCTCCCTTCcttcttatttttttatttttttattttttattttttaaaattaggttAAATTACTCGTTAAATGGGGTAGACAATTTGCTAAGATGAGCGTAATTGGATAGTAATTGACATGTGTTACACCTCAATTTATTGGGtgaaatattatatttgatctTTATTCCTTCATAAATTGCGTCCATACATTCAATCTAAGGTGAATGTAAAACTTAATGATACAAtacatttttcctttttttttttttcaaataaaggACATAAAGCTATATAATTAGGTATGTTTaaaatagatatatatatattttttaaggaACTTGAATAGATCAAAAACTAATATTTAATGGTGTGAAATAATAAACTTCTTGTTTGCAGAATGTAATCTTTACCAACTCATATTTCCCATGGTCATACCAATGTGGATGATGAAATCAAAATGGATGTGTGTAGGAcacttttcttaaaaaagaataaaaagtaCTTTTGGCGGTACTTTTTGTAATACTATATTCATACTTTGAGGAGGACAATAGTTAAATACATGTGGcgatattttttttagtttgttttcTGGAGATTTTGAAATAATTCGATCTACTTTCAATTGGCTTAGTTTAACCAAACaattacattatttttttcttaaaaaaaataaatacaccTTAACTTTCACTTATTGTTCATCATATATACTAAATAAATACCAAGTTTTATTTATGTACACA
It contains:
- the LOC103504274 gene encoding auxin-responsive protein SAUR71-like gives rise to the protein MKQLIRRLSRVADSSQYCLLRSDSPSSAAAAATKLRRSRILRSSTVPQGHVPVYVGEEMERFVVSAQLLNHPVFIELLDKSAQEYGYEQKGVLHIPCHVLLFERVLEALRLGDYDSRHLQDLLSNLSLQS